A genomic window from Bradyrhizobium lupini includes:
- a CDS encoding flavin-containing monooxygenase: MSAQRHKTGAAGESTLDIDALRARYRDERDRRLRTEGKAQYVEVTGEFGRYFDDPWANSGFAREAVSEQTEVLIVGGGFGGLLCGARLREAGIDDFRVVEKAADFGGTWYWNRYPGAACDTESYIYLPLLEETGYMPVRKYARAPEIYEHSRRIGHHFGLYERALFQTVIARMEWQEQEARWLVETDRGDCIRARFVILAGGPLSRPKLPGIPGIESFKGHSFHTSRWDYAYTGGTAEGDLSGLGDKRVGIIGTGATAVQCVPHLGRSAKELYVFQRTPSAIGVRDDRPTDQSWAQRLRPGWQRERMDNFTAVISGEPFEQDLVQDGWTGLLGEILLAPRRQKQPVTSIEEALKVIEQADYRKMEEIRARVDAIVKDEATASALKPWYKAFCKRPCFHDEYLDTFNRANVHLVDTRGQGVARITENAVVVDGHAYELDCLIYASGFEVGTDYARRMGFEVYGRDGVSLSERWRDGVKTMHGFYSRGFPNCFLIVMVQAGQSANFPHIIDEQSQHIAYVIAEARKRKARTLEPTLAAENAWVEEVVKAALGRQTYLAECTPGYYNNEGVFDPIAARNSQYWRGPVAFLRLLDKWRKEGNLDGLELSYDHAMESAPSSG; this comes from the coding sequence CTCGACATTGACGCACTCCGTGCGCGCTATCGCGACGAGCGCGATCGGCGCCTGCGCACCGAGGGCAAGGCGCAATATGTCGAGGTGACCGGCGAGTTCGGGCGCTATTTCGACGATCCCTGGGCCAATTCCGGATTTGCGCGCGAGGCCGTCAGCGAACAGACCGAGGTGCTCATCGTCGGCGGCGGCTTCGGCGGCCTTCTGTGCGGCGCGCGACTGCGCGAAGCCGGCATCGATGATTTCCGGGTCGTGGAAAAGGCGGCTGATTTCGGCGGCACCTGGTACTGGAATCGCTACCCTGGCGCGGCCTGCGATACCGAGAGCTACATCTACCTGCCGTTGCTGGAAGAGACCGGCTACATGCCGGTGCGCAAATATGCGCGAGCCCCCGAGATCTACGAACATTCGCGCCGCATCGGCCATCACTTCGGCCTCTATGAGCGCGCGCTGTTCCAGACCGTTATCGCGCGCATGGAATGGCAGGAGCAGGAGGCGCGTTGGTTGGTCGAGACCGATCGCGGTGATTGCATCCGCGCGCGCTTCGTCATCCTTGCTGGAGGCCCACTGAGCCGTCCGAAGCTGCCGGGCATTCCCGGTATCGAAAGCTTCAAGGGACACAGCTTCCACACCAGCCGCTGGGATTACGCCTACACCGGCGGCACGGCCGAAGGTGATCTTAGTGGTCTTGGCGACAAACGCGTCGGGATCATCGGCACCGGTGCCACCGCCGTGCAATGCGTGCCGCATCTCGGCCGCTCGGCCAAGGAGCTCTACGTCTTCCAACGTACGCCATCGGCGATCGGCGTGCGCGACGACCGCCCGACGGATCAGAGCTGGGCGCAGCGGCTCAGGCCTGGCTGGCAGCGCGAGCGCATGGACAATTTCACCGCCGTGATCTCGGGCGAGCCATTCGAACAGGATCTGGTGCAGGACGGCTGGACCGGCCTGCTCGGCGAGATCCTGCTGGCGCCGCGCCGCCAGAAGCAGCCGGTGACCTCGATCGAGGAGGCGCTCAAGGTCATCGAGCAGGCCGATTATCGCAAGATGGAGGAGATCCGGGCGCGCGTCGATGCGATCGTCAAGGACGAGGCGACGGCTTCGGCGTTGAAACCCTGGTACAAGGCCTTCTGCAAGCGGCCGTGTTTCCACGACGAATATCTCGACACCTTCAATCGCGCCAACGTGCATCTCGTCGACACCAGGGGACAGGGCGTCGCTCGCATCACCGAGAATGCCGTCGTGGTCGACGGCCACGCCTACGAACTCGACTGCCTGATCTATGCCAGCGGTTTTGAAGTCGGCACCGACTACGCCCGCCGCATGGGCTTCGAGGTCTACGGCCGTGACGGCGTGAGCCTGTCCGAGCGCTGGCGCGACGGCGTCAAGACGATGCATGGCTTCTACAGCCGCGGCTTCCCGAACTGCTTCCTGATCGTCATGGTGCAGGCCGGCCAGAGCGCCAACTTCCCGCACATCATCGACGAGCAGTCGCAGCACATCGCCTACGTGATCGCCGAAGCGCGCAAGCGCAAGGCGCGAACCCTCGAGCCGACGCTGGCGGCCGAAAACGCCTGGGTCGAGGAGGTGGTCAAAGCCGCGCTCGGACGCCAGACCTATCTCGCCGAATGCACGCCCGGCTACTACAACAATGAAGGCGTGTTCGATCCGATCGCGGCGAGAAACAGCCAATATTGGCGCGGGCCGGTGGCATTCCTGCGGCTGCTCGACAAGTGGCGCAAGGAGGGCAATTTGGATGGACTGGAACTGTCGTATGATCACGCCATGGAGTCGGCGCCTTCGTCCGGGTAA